The nucleotide sequence TCAGGGTGCCGGATTTTTAACCGCGAAAAAGGGGGGCGTACATAAAATCCACCGCGATCGCAATCGTCACTTAAACACCCACTTCTACCGTCGTCTCACCCTGCTCACTTACTTCAATCGAGGATGGCAACCTGGGTATGGCGGCGAACTGAACTTATGGGATAGGAAAATCAAGCAAAACGTGGTGATCGAGCCATTATTCAATCGCTGCGTTGTCTTTGAAAATACAAGATATGCTTTTCACAGTGTTTCTGATGTCACTTTGCCAGCGGGAATGACTCGTAAGGCAATCAATTTTTACTACTACACCGAACTTCCTGCGCCCGAAGAGCGCCATACACACATTCACGATACAGAGTTCTTTGCTGCTCCTGGAGAGAAGCTACAGTTTTGGAAATATGTAGCACTCACGCGCTTTCCGATCCTTTTGATTGATACTGCAATCAATCGCAATGAAGCGGCTGCTAGATTTTTACAAAAGACCGGACTACGATCGCTATATTTACGCACAGCCGCAGC is from Cyanobacteria bacterium FACHB-DQ100 and encodes:
- a CDS encoding 2OG-Fe(II) oxygenase, whose product is MTLTHTLNNIQVVRDPFPYIIIDNFLDDDLAHQIERNFPKPEEMPRHSPDYGLLDGWHLNPRHQTIVQRASSRSLFKLLESPEFRKYMQEVFGVEQPLFCDPLYQGAGFLTAKKGGVHKIHRDRNRHLNTHFYRRLTLLTYFNRGWQPGYGGELNLWDRKIKQNVVIEPLFNRCVVFENTRYAFHSVSDVTLPAGMTRKAINFYYYTELPAPEERHTHIHDTEFFAAPGEKLQFWKYVALTRFPILLIDTAINRNEAAARFLQKTGLRSLYLRTAAATLKIVSPKKYQKLLKSSRWNLFQKPDYRLIEYWKRYNNQETLRDGSKP